From the Desulfovibrio sp. JY genome, one window contains:
- a CDS encoding GGDEF domain-containing protein, which translates to MNNSLADDDPTSGILELQRFLPEGKQEDLRCLMEALAASRLALDREKADLAAALGQVGQERDRLRERLRRMEAHMGLLQDIFRVNDQAFSTFRAALTLSRQLRRLADLPEVVAELGRVMGVRALSCLLVGEDFETYVPPGYPCPSRQALGEALACLPEASRDRRIHVGAVKDLVRPDFFFAPADLDACPELLAGSCFIAALHDKYHCGRVIGALSLADAAPDRYTPEKGTDFLEHFCEVLAGDLLHVKIHEELTRQRDIDELTGIPNRASLRRNAPALLSLAERKSSPAALLFCDLDRFKAVNDLHGHETGDAVLRDVARGMAGRVRAYDLLARLGGDEFVVLMPDAGPQEAAIMAKRLRACVAQVARDRGLSGVPGLSVSIGVALFTPGLTIDDLVRQADAAMYADKRAATNTKKTE; encoded by the coding sequence ATGAACAATTCGCTCGCAGACGACGACCCCACCTCCGGCATCCTGGAGTTGCAGCGTTTTCTTCCGGAAGGCAAGCAAGAGGATTTGCGCTGCCTGATGGAGGCCCTCGCCGCCTCCCGGCTGGCCCTTGATCGGGAAAAAGCCGACCTGGCCGCCGCCCTTGGCCAGGTCGGGCAGGAAAGGGACCGGCTGCGGGAACGGCTGCGCCGCATGGAAGCCCATATGGGGCTGCTCCAGGACATCTTCCGCGTCAACGACCAGGCGTTTTCCACTTTCCGCGCCGCCCTGACCCTGTCCCGGCAGTTGCGCCGGCTGGCCGACCTGCCGGAGGTCGTGGCCGAACTCGGCCGGGTCATGGGTGTGCGGGCGCTTTCCTGCCTGTTGGTCGGCGAAGACTTCGAGACCTACGTGCCCCCGGGCTATCCCTGCCCGTCCCGGCAGGCCCTTGGCGAGGCGCTGGCCTGCCTGCCCGAGGCTTCCCGGGACAGGCGCATCCATGTGGGCGCGGTCAAGGATCTCGTCCGGCCGGACTTTTTCTTCGCCCCGGCCGATTTGGACGCCTGCCCGGAACTGCTTGCCGGCTCGTGCTTCATCGCGGCGCTCCATGACAAATACCATTGCGGCCGCGTCATCGGCGCGCTCTCCCTGGCCGATGCGGCCCCCGACCGGTACACGCCCGAAAAAGGCACCGATTTCCTGGAGCATTTCTGCGAAGTTTTGGCCGGCGATCTGTTGCACGTCAAGATCCACGAGGAACTCACGCGCCAGCGCGACATCGACGAACTGACCGGCATTCCCAACCGGGCCTCCCTGCGCCGCAACGCCCCGGCGCTCCTCAGTCTGGCCGAACGCAAGAGCTCGCCGGCGGCGCTCCTTTTTTGCGATCTCGACCGCTTCAAGGCGGTCAACGACCTCCACGGCCACGAAACCGGCGACGCGGTGCTGCGCGACGTGGCCCGGGGCATGGCCGGCCGGGTGCGAGCCTACGACCTGCTGGCCAGACTTGGCGGCGACGAATTCGTGGTGCTCATGCCGGACGCCGGACCGCAGGAAGCGGCCATCATGGCCAAACGCCTGCGGGCCTGCGTGGCCCAGGTGGCCCGGGACCGGGGGCTCTCCGGAGTACCCGGCCTTTCGGTCTCCATCGGCGTGGCCCTTTTCACCCCGGGGCTTACCATCGACGACCTCGTGCGCCAGGCAGACGCGGCCATGTACGCGGACAAGCGTGCTGCCACCAACACCAAAAAAACGGAATGA
- a CDS encoding glycosyltransferase family 9 protein: protein MRILLLNLTRFGDLLQSQPALGELAGQGHEIGVACLENFAGAAALLPEARAILPLPGGRLLAGLSGDWHESLAAVADFTDRVVREFAPEVVVNLTPALAARLLARRLCGDAVRGFDLDPLGYRHESSPWATFLEASSASRGVSPFNVVDLFRKAAGVGIGPGRFALARPPQEALDAAGQRLAGAAPEQAAFFVGFQLGASASARQWPVAAFAGVGDRLWERFRAVPVLLGAPGERELGVRYGELAGSPFVNLIGGTDLPTLAAVVCRLRLLVSNDTGTLHLAAGLDVPSVAIFLATAQPFDTGPYREGCLCLEPDMPCHPCPFGRPCPNANACLTAIGPQTVFEATAAFLEQGTFPAGAYPGARAWLSALDARGFMDLRSLSGHDAEPRAVWLRLLRRVLRQFLDEEAFAGPGTEPAFFSLPEARREAVLPLLGQSADLLRLLEGQAGLSARNQAMKSRFLAGWDRLSGLWTASPELGVLGRLWMQEAQQAPPDLPGLLARIRRYGDCIAAMAACLGSA, encoded by the coding sequence ATGAGGATTTTGTTGCTGAATCTGACGCGTTTCGGCGATTTGCTTCAATCCCAGCCCGCCCTGGGCGAGCTGGCTGGCCAGGGCCACGAGATCGGGGTGGCCTGCCTGGAAAATTTTGCCGGGGCGGCGGCGCTGTTGCCCGAGGCCCGGGCGATCCTGCCCCTGCCCGGGGGGCGCCTGCTGGCGGGGTTAAGTGGGGACTGGCACGAGTCCCTGGCCGCCGTGGCCGACTTCACCGACCGGGTGGTCCGGGAGTTCGCTCCCGAGGTGGTCGTCAACCTGACCCCGGCCCTGGCCGCGCGGTTGCTCGCCAGACGGCTTTGCGGCGACGCCGTGCGGGGATTTGACCTCGATCCCCTGGGCTATCGCCACGAATCCTCGCCCTGGGCCACCTTTCTGGAAGCATCTTCGGCCAGCCGGGGCGTGAGTCCTTTCAATGTCGTGGACCTGTTCCGCAAGGCCGCCGGAGTGGGCATCGGTCCGGGCCGGTTTGCCCTGGCCCGGCCGCCGCAGGAAGCCCTGGACGCGGCCGGGCAGCGGCTGGCCGGGGCCGCGCCGGAGCAAGCGGCTTTTTTCGTGGGCTTCCAGCTCGGGGCCAGCGCGAGCGCCCGGCAGTGGCCCGTGGCCGCTTTCGCCGGGGTGGGAGACCGCTTGTGGGAGCGCTTTCGGGCCGTGCCGGTCCTGCTCGGCGCGCCCGGGGAACGCGAACTCGGGGTACGCTACGGGGAACTTGCCGGCAGTCCCTTCGTGAACCTGATCGGGGGCACCGACCTGCCGACCCTGGCCGCCGTCGTTTGCCGCCTCCGGCTGCTCGTTTCCAACGACACCGGCACGTTGCATCTGGCCGCCGGTCTGGATGTGCCGTCGGTGGCCATTTTCCTGGCCACGGCCCAGCCCTTCGACACCGGACCCTACCGGGAAGGCTGTCTGTGTCTGGAACCCGACATGCCCTGCCATCCCTGCCCGTTCGGCCGGCCCTGCCCGAACGCCAACGCCTGCCTGACGGCCATCGGCCCGCAAACCGTCTTTGAGGCCACGGCCGCCTTTCTGGAGCAGGGGACTTTTCCGGCCGGGGCCTATCCCGGGGCCAGGGCCTGGCTGTCGGCCCTCGATGCCCGGGGATTCATGGACTTGCGTTCCCTGTCCGGCCATGACGCCGAACCCCGGGCGGTGTGGTTGCGACTGTTGCGGCGGGTGCTGCGCCAATTCCTTGACGAAGAGGCGTTTGCCGGGCCGGGAACGGAGCCGGCGTTTTTTTCCCTGCCCGAGGCCCGGCGCGAGGCGGTGCTGCCATTGCTTGGGCAATCCGCCGACCTGCTGCGGCTGCTGGAAGGACAGGCCGGGCTGTCGGCCAGAAACCAGGCCATGAAGTCCCGCTTTCTGGCCGGCTGGGACCGCTTAAGCGGCCTGTGGACGGCATCGCCGGAGCTTGGCGTGCTCGGGCGGCTGTGGATGCAGGAGGCCCAGCAGGCCCCGCCGGACCTGCCCGGGCTTCTGGCCCGCATCCGGCGTTACGGCGACTGTATCGCGGCCATGGCCGCCTGCCTCGGCAGCGCCTGA
- a CDS encoding glutaminyl-peptide cyclotransferase: MPTAIRVALLLLWAVLSAGPALAGAPVFPARIVATVPHDPGAFTQGLLFHGGALYESTGLYGQSSLRRVDPATGRVLSRRALSAPYFGEGLALVGDHLYQLTWREGRVFVSRLSDLAPVRELPLATEGWGACRLGNDLVVSDGSDKLFFYAPETMALRRTVSVTDDGEPVTRLNELEAIGGMVWANVWGDTRIAVIDPASGRVMAWVDCAALVAGVTKTSSDDVLNGIACDPATGRIWVTGKNWPKIFEIKVPGLPFGQPGGTERQP, from the coding sequence ATGCCGACCGCGATCCGCGTGGCGCTCCTGTTGCTTTGGGCCGTGCTGTCGGCCGGTCCGGCCCTGGCAGGCGCGCCGGTTTTCCCCGCCCGGATCGTGGCGACCGTGCCCCACGACCCGGGCGCGTTTACCCAGGGGCTGCTCTTTCACGGCGGCGCGCTTTACGAAAGCACCGGGCTCTACGGCCAGTCGTCCCTGCGGCGGGTGGATCCGGCCACGGGCAGGGTGCTGTCCCGACGCGCCTTGTCCGCGCCCTATTTCGGCGAGGGATTGGCCCTTGTCGGCGACCATCTGTACCAGCTGACATGGCGGGAGGGGCGGGTGTTCGTGTCCCGGCTGTCCGATCTCGCGCCCGTGCGCGAGCTGCCGCTGGCCACCGAAGGCTGGGGGGCCTGTCGGCTTGGCAATGATCTGGTTGTCAGCGACGGGTCGGACAAGCTCTTTTTTTACGCCCCCGAAACCATGGCCTTGCGCCGGACCGTGTCCGTGACCGACGACGGCGAGCCCGTGACGCGTTTAAACGAGCTGGAAGCCATTGGCGGCATGGTGTGGGCCAATGTCTGGGGTGATACGCGCATCGCGGTCATCGACCCGGCTTCGGGCAGGGTGATGGCCTGGGTGGATTGCGCCGCCCTGGTCGCCGGCGTAACCAAGACCAGCTCCGACGACGTCCTCAATGGCATAGCCTGCGATCCGGCCACGGGGCGGATTTGGGTGACGGGCAAGAATTGGCCCAAAATATTTGAAATCAAGGTCCCGGGGCTGCCGTTCGGACAACCCGGCGGGACCGAGCGACAACCATGA
- the nagZ gene encoding beta-N-acetylhexosaminidase, which yields MSLLSRRSITVCCILLALTLSCREARAASETSRLLAAMSLEEKVGQIFMLWFKGPVASGDAAALIRDHHVGGLILYATAGNIESPEQVARLTADMQAAAAASGHGVGVLVGVDQEGGPVARLRQGFTVFPSQMAQAATGRADLARRAAAATARELATVGINVDFAPVADVNINPANPVIGIRSFGSDPATAARFAAAATTGYRNAGVICTPKHFPGHGDTSVDSHVGLPRVDHDLRTLDRVDFPPFRAALAAGAPAVMTAHVLAPALEPKGLPATLSRRVLGGWLRGRMGFSGVIFTDSLGMGAVADTWGTAEAAVLALEAGADILLVGADAGRPASERLLAMDAVIQAVRSGRVPAKRLDAAVARVLRLKERYGLLAASRLAEPAPDAARRTDTPQNIALARRIAVRALTAFGPTKPALPAARTASTLVVRPRLGRDAIDALAEAGIDAWSGPHALFLPSDPDATAIAQAEAAARQASKVILLATNARKYPGQRRLAESLAQAAPGRLILVAAESPYDLPLLPNAAARLAIYGETPAGMAALEDALFTTQLFGGRCPATIMSTTSTAFATQ from the coding sequence ATGTCACTCCTCTCCCGCCGCTCCATCACCGTTTGTTGCATCCTCCTGGCCCTGACGCTTTCCTGCCGCGAGGCGCGGGCCGCGTCCGAAACGTCCCGGCTCCTGGCCGCCATGAGCCTGGAGGAAAAGGTCGGCCAGATCTTCATGCTCTGGTTCAAGGGGCCGGTCGCTTCCGGGGACGCCGCCGCGCTCATCCGCGACCACCATGTCGGCGGGCTGATCCTCTACGCCACGGCGGGCAACATCGAATCCCCGGAGCAGGTGGCGCGCCTGACGGCCGACATGCAGGCGGCGGCCGCCGCCTCGGGCCATGGCGTGGGAGTGCTTGTGGGCGTGGACCAGGAGGGCGGGCCGGTGGCGCGCCTGCGCCAGGGATTCACCGTCTTTCCGAGCCAGATGGCCCAGGCGGCAACGGGCCGGGCCGACCTGGCTAGGCGCGCCGCCGCGGCCACGGCCCGGGAGCTTGCCACCGTCGGCATAAACGTCGATTTCGCGCCCGTGGCCGACGTCAACATCAATCCCGCCAACCCGGTCATCGGCATCCGCTCCTTCGGCTCCGACCCGGCCACGGCGGCCCGGTTCGCGGCCGCGGCCACCACCGGCTACCGCAACGCCGGGGTCATCTGCACGCCCAAACACTTTCCCGGCCACGGCGACACGTCCGTGGATTCCCATGTCGGCCTGCCCCGGGTGGATCATGATCTAAGGACGCTCGACCGGGTGGATTTCCCGCCGTTTCGGGCGGCGCTGGCCGCCGGGGCCCCGGCCGTGATGACGGCCCATGTCCTGGCGCCGGCCTTGGAGCCTAAGGGACTGCCCGCCACGCTGTCCCGGCGGGTGCTCGGAGGCTGGCTTCGCGGCCGCATGGGTTTTTCGGGGGTGATCTTCACCGATTCCCTGGGCATGGGAGCGGTGGCCGACACCTGGGGCACGGCCGAGGCCGCCGTTTTGGCCCTCGAGGCCGGGGCGGACATCCTGCTTGTCGGCGCGGACGCGGGACGCCCGGCCTCCGAGCGCCTGCTGGCCATGGACGCCGTGATCCAGGCCGTCCGTTCGGGCCGGGTGCCGGCCAAACGCCTGGACGCGGCGGTTGCCCGCGTGCTGCGCCTCAAGGAACGCTATGGCCTGCTGGCCGCCTCCCGGCTGGCCGAGCCCGCGCCGGACGCGGCCCGGCGCACGGACACGCCGCAAAACATCGCCCTGGCCAGGCGCATCGCCGTGCGCGCCCTGACGGCGTTCGGCCCGACCAAACCGGCCCTACCGGCGGCGCGGACCGCCTCGACCCTCGTCGTGCGGCCGCGTCTCGGCCGCGACGCCATCGATGCCCTGGCCGAAGCCGGCATCGACGCCTGGAGCGGCCCGCACGCGCTTTTTTTGCCGTCCGACCCGGACGCGACCGCCATCGCCCAGGCCGAAGCGGCGGCCAGGCAGGCCTCCAAGGTGATCCTGCTCGCCACGAACGCCCGCAAATATCCAGGCCAGCGGCGACTGGCCGAAAGTCTCGCCCAGGCCGCTCCCGGACGGCTGATCCTCGTCGCCGCCGAGTCGCCCTACGACCTGCCCCTTCTGCCCAACGCAGCGGCACGACTGGCCATTTACGGCGAGACGCCAGCCGGTATGGCAGCCCTGGAGGACGCGCTCTTTACAACGCAACTTTTTGGCGGACGGTGTCCGGCAACCATTATGAGCACAACCTCTACAGCATTTGCGACGCAATAA
- the lgt gene encoding prolipoprotein diacylglyceryl transferase, producing MLAYPHFDPVALQLGPLSVRWYGLMYLIGFCAAWLLGRYRAKQPDSGWTGIMVDDLITYSVLGVVIGGRVGYELFYDLPDFLANPLNLFKVWEGGMSFHGGFLGMAVVIWFLGKKSGKGFWGVADFTAPLIPLGILAGRIGNFINGELWGKVTDLPWGMVFPDPRAGDLPRHPSQLYEASLEGLALFCIVWFYSAKKRKTGAVSGAFCLWYGIFRFAVEFVRVPDPQLGYLAFGWMTMGQILSIPVIACGIWLLWLRHVPQKSVEK from the coding sequence ATGCTCGCCTATCCCCACTTCGACCCCGTTGCCCTGCAGCTTGGACCCTTAAGCGTCCGCTGGTACGGGCTCATGTATCTCATCGGCTTTTGCGCCGCCTGGCTGCTCGGCCGCTACCGGGCCAAGCAGCCCGATTCGGGCTGGACGGGGATCATGGTCGACGACCTGATCACCTATTCGGTGCTCGGTGTGGTCATCGGCGGCCGGGTGGGCTACGAGCTTTTCTACGACCTGCCCGATTTCCTGGCCAACCCCCTGAACCTGTTCAAGGTCTGGGAAGGGGGCATGTCCTTCCACGGCGGCTTTCTGGGCATGGCCGTGGTCATCTGGTTTCTGGGCAAAAAAAGCGGCAAGGGATTCTGGGGCGTGGCCGATTTCACCGCGCCGCTGATCCCGCTCGGCATCCTGGCCGGACGCATCGGCAATTTCATCAACGGCGAGCTGTGGGGCAAGGTCACGGACCTGCCCTGGGGCATGGTCTTTCCCGACCCCCGGGCCGGAGACCTGCCGCGCCATCCCTCGCAACTCTACGAGGCAAGCCTGGAAGGGCTGGCGCTTTTTTGCATCGTGTGGTTCTACTCGGCCAAAAAACGCAAGACCGGCGCTGTCTCCGGCGCCTTCTGCCTGTGGTACGGCATCTTCCGCTTTGCCGTGGAATTCGTGCGGGTGCCCGACCCGCAGCTCGGCTACCTGGCCTTCGGCTGGATGACCATGGGCCAAATCCTCAGCATCCCGGTCATTGCCTGCGGCATCTGGCTGCTCTGGCTGCGCCACGTGCCGCAAAAGAGCGTTGAAAAATGA
- a CDS encoding tetratricopeptide repeat protein, with translation MKNNQFDDDVREFVLLFNGVFLIVSNDALFNKNLRGTLLRHLSIKQECVYNASTVEGLHREVKLLRSKSNKVLLFIERELNGRNMADLIRYIKTDYNNDIYVVVLTTEVERDKLVLLHELGADNIITKPISPDTLVEKIAFTVKPRGQLGELMDQGRQSLEMGNPLEAAKIAKQVLEIKANSPSGLLLMGDALREMGKRDEALRAYTQAEKGARLFLDPLKKIAALHHAEGNTAEELKFLERLDKLSPLNVDRKVDIGAGYVKLGDTDKAKAAFDQAVRIATKEALDGLSRVTQLIAARCMDAAPELSEQYLRQTLNTRKNMLDRSDIETFNRLGLMLRRQGKWQEAIAEYRRALKISPEDAGLYYNISMAFTEGKQYIEAYQHLDRALSLNADLWRTNEAICYNIATVYRRYGKKDQAVGYLKKALGINPNYAKAQTLLQEIGSAI, from the coding sequence ATGAAAAACAATCAGTTCGATGATGACGTCAGGGAATTCGTCCTTTTATTCAATGGCGTTTTCCTTATCGTCAGCAACGATGCACTCTTCAATAAAAATCTTCGCGGCACGCTTCTGCGTCATCTCAGCATTAAGCAGGAATGCGTCTACAACGCCTCGACTGTTGAGGGGCTCCACCGGGAGGTCAAGCTCCTCCGTTCAAAAAGCAACAAGGTTCTGCTTTTTATCGAGCGGGAACTCAACGGTCGCAACATGGCGGACCTTATCCGCTACATCAAGACGGACTACAACAACGATATTTATGTCGTCGTCCTGACCACGGAAGTGGAACGGGACAAGCTGGTCTTGCTCCACGAACTTGGCGCGGACAACATCATCACCAAGCCCATTTCCCCGGACACCCTGGTGGAAAAGATCGCCTTCACGGTCAAACCGCGCGGCCAGCTCGGCGAGCTCATGGATCAGGGACGACAAAGCCTGGAGATGGGCAATCCCCTGGAAGCGGCCAAGATCGCCAAGCAGGTCCTGGAAATAAAGGCCAACAGCCCGTCGGGGCTGCTGCTCATGGGCGACGCGTTGCGCGAAATGGGCAAGCGCGACGAGGCGCTTCGGGCCTATACCCAGGCGGAAAAAGGCGCCCGCCTGTTCCTGGACCCGCTCAAGAAAATCGCCGCCCTGCACCACGCGGAAGGCAACACGGCCGAGGAACTCAAATTCCTGGAACGCCTGGACAAGCTCTCGCCGCTCAATGTCGACCGCAAGGTGGACATCGGCGCGGGTTACGTGAAGCTCGGCGACACCGACAAGGCCAAGGCCGCCTTCGACCAGGCCGTGCGCATCGCCACCAAGGAAGCCCTGGACGGGTTAAGCCGCGTCACGCAGCTCATCGCCGCACGTTGCATGGACGCCGCGCCGGAACTCTCCGAGCAGTATCTGCGCCAGACGCTCAACACGCGCAAGAACATGCTCGACCGCTCGGACATCGAGACGTTCAACCGCCTCGGGCTCATGCTGCGACGCCAGGGCAAATGGCAGGAGGCCATCGCCGAGTACCGCCGGGCGCTCAAGATTTCTCCGGAAGATGCCGGCCTTTACTACAACATTTCCATGGCCTTCACCGAAGGCAAGCAATACATCGAGGCCTACCAGCACCTGGATCGGGCGCTTTCGCTCAATGCCGACCTGTGGCGCACCAACGAAGCGATCTGCTACAATATCGCCACGGTCTACCGGCGCTACGGCAAGAAGGACCAGGCGGTCGGCTATCTGAAAAAGGCCCTGGGCATCAATCCGAATTACGCCAAGGCCCAAACGCTGCTCCAGGAAATCGGCTCCGCAATTTGA